The following nucleotide sequence is from Streptomyces bathyalis.
ATGGCACGCCGGATCTCGGGCGCGTTCCGCGCGGTGTACATGCGCATCGTGACGTGCGGCAGGCAGGCGGCGCCGAAGACGACGGTGAGCGAACTGGCGACCAGGTCCGCCTTGCCGATGGTCGTGGGTTCGATCAGCAGTCCGGAGCGTGCGTACACGGAGCCGCCTCCGCTGCCGGTGTCGGCGAGGGTGACGAGTCGTGAGGGGTCCCAGCCGACCTTGTCCATGACGAGCAGTGCGAGCATCAACGAGGCGCCGAAGAGCACCACCAGCTTGATGATGTGGATGAGCGCGGTGCCCTTCATCCCGCCGATCGCCGCGTAGCCGATCATGAGTCCGCCGAGGGCGATGATGGTCGCCGTACGCACGGAGGAGCCCTCGAAGCCCAGCACGAGCGTGACGAGATGGCCGGCGCCGGAGAGCTGGAAGACCATCAGGGGAAGCAGCGAGGCCAGGGTGACGGCGGTCGCGGCGAGGCGTACCAGCCGGCTGGACCCGCGGTGGGTGAGGGCGTCACCCATGGTGAACCGGCCCGCGTTGCGCAGCGGTTCGGCCAGCAGGACCATCAGCAGCAGCAGGGACAGGGCGGTGCTCAGCGCGAGGAGCAGCCCGTCGAAACCGGCGAGCGCGATGATGCCGATCGTGGACAGGACGGTGGCGGCGGAGATGTAGTCGCCCGCGATGGCGAGGCCGTTGCGCAGCGGGGCCAGAGTGCGGAAACCCGTGTAGAACTCGTCCAGGTCGTCGCGTTCGGCGCTGGTCATGATGCACAGCAGCAGCGTGACGCTGACCAGTGCGGCGAAGATCGCGAACGATAGGGACTGCGAACTGGCGTCGACGGAACCCGGGTTCACCTGCCGTCCTCCTCGCTCTCGCGCCGTTCCTCGTCGGCGATGCGCACTCTGTGCGATATGGGGTCGACGGTGACGCGGGCGAAGAGCTCGTAGGTGAGGATCGTCAGCAGGGTGATGGGGATCAGCAGAAGTCCGAGGAAGACGCCGAGATTGATGGCGCCGAACACGGACCGTGCCATGAGGTCCGGCAGGTATGCGGCCATGCCGAGATAGACGGTGAAGTAGCCGAGGACGGCCACGGTCATGCTGCGGCGCAGCCACCTGTAGGCGCTGCGCAGCCGCAGGAGCTCGGTGTCCGCGTGGGCCGGGACGCTCGGGGCGTGCGTGGGGGGCGGACCGTACGAGGGGCGTGGGGGGTGCGGCGGCCGGGGTGGATGCGAGGGTGAATCCGGATACGTTCCGTAGTCGTCGAAGAATCCATGTTGTTCGCCGGTGTTGAACGCCATGCGCGCCTCCCCTCCCGTACGGGGCCGAACGCCCGAGGTTGAAGGCACGTTACTGGCGAGTGTCGGGCCGTTGGAAGAGTCGTACGGAAACCTGTCACATTTCCAACATCGTCACTGAAGGTCATGGCTGCGTGTGGTGTGCACGGCACACCCCTAGGGGGTCCTCCGACGGTGGGCGCCCCGTGGAATCGTCCTGGAGCAGGACGAGAGCACAGCTTCCGGTGCATAGGCTCCTGTTCACGGAGCCGGCGAAGGCAGTACGGACGGTTCCGGCTGCCCCGGCCGGAGGGCCGGCCACGGCGGCACCGGCCGCTCGGAGGGTGGGGTCAGCCCCCGCTCCGGAAGAGGTACGGGCACCATCGCGGCGCGCATCCGCGCACCGGGACACTCCAGGAGAACTCACACACGGGCGCGGCGGCACAGGGCCGCTCGCGCGGACGCACGACGCCGGAAACTGCCGGGAGCACCGGACGGGGAGAGGAACACACACCATGACGACGGCTGTAGCGGACCCCAGGAGCGGGGGCAGCGGGGCCCAGGCCGTTGCCGCCTCCGCCCGTCAGCTGGTCAAGGCGTACGGGTCGGGCGAGACGCGGGTCGTCGCGCTCGACCACGTCGATGTGGACATCGCACGCGGCGCGTTCACCGCGATCATGGGGCCTTCGGGCTCCGGCAAGTCGACCCTGATGCACTGCCTGGCCGGTCTGGACTCGGTCACCGAGGGGCGCATCCGGATCGGCGAGCAGGAGATCACCGGCCTGAAGGACAAGAAACTGACGAAGCTGCGGCGTGACCGCATCGGCTTCATCTTCCAGGCCTACAACCTGCTTCCGACGCTCAACGCCCTGGAGAACATCACCCTCCCCATGGACATCGCGGGCCGTAAGCCCGACAAGCAGTGGCTGGAGACGGTCATCGCCACCGTCGGCCTCGAGGACCGGCTCAAGCACAGGCCGACCCAGCTCTCCGGCGGTCAGCAGCAGCGGGTCGCCGTCGCGCGTGCGCTGGCGGCACGTCCCGAGATCATCTTCGGTGACGAGCCGACGGGCAATCTCGACTCCCGTGCGGGCGCGGAGATGCTGGGCTTCCTGCGGCGTTCGGTCGACGAGCTGGGGCAGACCATCGTGATGGTCACGCACGACCCGGTGGCCGCCGCGTACGCGGACCGCGTCCTGTATCTCGCGGACGGGCGCATCGTCGACGAGATGTACCGTCCGACCGCCGAGGCCGTGCTGGACAAGATGCTGCGCCTCGCGGAGAGCACCGACCCCGGGGCGGTCGCGCAGTCGGGAGCGGCCCCGGCCGCGGGTCCGGCCGGGCGCCGTACCCCGGACGGGCTGGAGGCGTTCGGCACCTTCGACGACGGTCTCGAGGACCGCCGGGACGGCAGCGGACGCGGCGTGGACTTCGACGCCTTCGGCACCAACGGGAGCCGGCCGTGACCGTGTTCAAGGCATCGCTGCGCAACTTCTTCGCGCACAAGGGGAGGATGGCGCTCAGCGCCGTCGCCGTCCTGCTGTCCGTGGCGTTCGTGTGCGGCACGCTCGTCTTCACCGACACCATGAACACCACCTTCGACCGGCTCTTCGCCTCCACCGCGGCCGACGTGACCGTCAGCCCGAAGAAGACGGACGAGTCCGGCGATGACCAGCGCACGGCCAGGCCCCGCACCCTGCCCGCCTCCGCGCTGGCGAAGGCGCGGGACGCCGAGGGCGCCAAGTCCGCGGAGGGCGTGGTCGCCAGCGAGCAGGTCACCGTCGTCGACGGCGACGACAAGAACATCGGCTCCACCACCGGGGCGCCCACCATCGCCGCCAACTGGACGTCGGACGACCGCAGGACGATGAAGATCACCTCGGGGCACGCCCCGCGTGGCGCGTCCGAGGTCATGGTGGACGCGGACACCGCGGAGAAGCGCGGCCTGAAGGTCGGCGACGAGCTGCGGACCATCGCCGCCACCGGAGACTTCTCCGCACGCATCTCCGGCATCGCCACGTTCCAGGTCACCAACCCCGGTGCGGCGATCGTCTACTTCGACACGAGGACCGCTCAGCGGGAACTGCTCGGCGGCACCGGCTCGTACACGAACATCGCGGTCACCGCCGAACAGGGCGTCACGCACGCCCTGTTGAAGAAGAACGTGACCGCGGAGCTCGGCGCGGGCGAGTACAAGTACCAGACGCAGAAGCAGGCCGCGGACTCCAACCGGGAGCAGATCGGCTCCTTCCTCGACGTGATGAAGTACGCGCTGCTCGGATTCGCGGGCATCGCCCTGCTGGTGGGCATCTTCCTCATCGTCAACACCTTCTCGATGCTGGTCGCGCAGCGCACCCGCGAGATCGGGCTGATGCGGGCCATCGGATCCAGCCGCCGGCAGGTCAACAGGTCCGTGCTCATCGAGGCGTTGCTGCTGGGCGTCGTGGGATCCGTGCTGGGCGTGGGTGCCGGAGTGGGCCTGGCCGTCGGGCTGATGGAGCTCATGGGTCAGCTGGGCATGAACCTGAGCACGTCCGAGCTGACCATCAAGTGGACGACGCCCGTCACCGGCCTCGTCCTGGGCGTCCTGGTCACGATGCTCGCGGCGTATCTCCCCGCCCGCCGCGCGGGCCGGGTCTCCCCGATGGCGGCGCTGCGGGACGCGGGCACCCCCGCGGACGCGAAGGCGGGGGTGGTGCGCGCCGTCCTGGGGATCCTGCTCACGGGCGGCGGCGGCGCCGGTCTCTACGCCGCCACGCAGGCGGAGAAGGCGGCCGAAGGGTCGATGTATCTCGGGGCCGGCGTCGTGCTGACCCTGGTCGGCTTCATCGTCGTCGGACCGGTACTCGCGGGGGCGCTGGTGCGGGTGCTGTCGGTGGTGACGCTGCGGCCGTTCGGCGGCCGGGTGGGGCGCCTGGCCGAGCGGAACGCGCTGCGCAATCCCCGCCGTACGGGCGCCACGGCCGCGGCGCTGATGATCGGGCTGGCGCTCGTCGCGTCGCTGTCGGTCGTCGGCTCCTCGATGGTCGCCTCGGCGACGCAGGAGCTGGACCGTTCCGTGGGTGCGGACTTCATCATCCAGTCGGGCAACGGCCAGCCGATCACTCCCGCCGTGGAGAGGAAGCTCAAGGCGTCGAAGTCCCTGGAGACGGTGACCTCCTACAAGATGGTCGCCGCCCGCGTCACCACACCGGACGGCAAGTCGGGCAAGGAGCAGCTCGCCGCGACCGACCCCTCGTACATGAAGGACCTGCGCCGCGAGGTGAAGTCCGGCGACCTGGCGGCGGCGTACGACCGGGACGCCATGTCGGTGGGCTCGGCCTACGCCAAGGAGCACGGCGTCAGGACGGGCGACAAGCTGAAGGTCGCGTTCGCGGGCGGCCGTACGGCGGAACTCACCGTCGCCGCGGTCACCAAGGAGGAGACCAGCGTCGACCGGGGAGCGATGTACACGGACATCGCCACCGCGCGCCGCCACCTCCCGGAGGCCCAACTGCCGCCCAGCGTCATGATGTTCGGGTCGGCGCAGGACGGCGAGGAGGACGCGGCGTACACGGCTCTGAAGAAGGAGCTGAAGCCCTACCCGCAGTACCAGGTGCGCGACCAGGCCGACTTCAAGGAGACCCTGCAGGACCAGGTGGGGCAGATGCTCAACATGGTCTACGGGCTGCTGGCGCTGGCGATCATCGTCGCGGTGCTGGGAGTGGTGAACACCCTCGCGCTCTCCGTCGTCGAACGCACCCGTGAGATCGGCCTGATGAGGGCCATCGGTCTCGCGCGGCGGCAGCTGCGTCGCATGATCCGGCTGGAGTCGGTCGTCATCGCGCTCTTCGGCGCCATGCTCGGCCTCGGTCTCGGAATGTGCTGGGGCGCTGCCGCCCAGAAGCTGCTGGCGCTGGAAGGGCTGAACGTGCTGGAGATCCCCTGGCCGACGATCGGCGCGGTCTTCGTCGGCTCCGCCCTGGTGGGTCTCGTGGCGGCGCTGGTCCCGGCGTTCCGGGCGGGACGGATGAACGTGCTGAACGCGATCGCCACGGAGTGACGAGCGGACGGGCCGGGGTGGTCCGGGGCGGGCCCGAGTGACCCGCCCCGGACCACCCGGCCCTGTTCCCCTCGCGCACCGGGTTCTCCACTTCTGCGGAGCCCCGCAGGTGAGGGCCCGGCTACGGCGATGGCGCGACGCTGAGAAGCCCGCCCGTGTTGCACATCTTTCATTCCATATGTCCGCTTGATACTGAGCCGAACCCGGCAGCCGCCGGGCTCGGCTCAGAAGGAGAGGCACAGATGAGAATGAACCGGCTTATCGGCGCGGGCGCGCTGGCACTGGCCCTGGTGGCCGGGACGGGCTGCTCGGCACAGGCCGACTCGGGATCGGCGGCCGTGCACAAGACCAAGGGCGGCCACGACAGGATCCACGGCTACGAGGTCGTGCGGCTGGCGAACCAGGATGTGCCCAACTTCCAGCGCCGCACCGTGTGGTGCCCCAAGGGCAAGAAGGTACTCGGCGGCGGAGCCGAGGCCCGCGGCAACGAGGCGATCCTGGTCGGCAGCTTCCCCACCGACAACAACCGGGGCTGGATCGGTCTCGGACGGCAGACGAGCGGCCCCACGGTCGGGATCAGCGTCTTCGCGATCTGCGCATACCCCCGCTGACCGCCACTGGTCACGGCCGAACGGCGAGTACGCACGCCGTGACAGAGCGCTTTGCCGGCACCGGCCGCCCGGCCGGACCCCACGAGGTCACCGGGCCGCCGGTGCCCGCTGCTGCGGAGCACCGCATGCCGCCCCGCCGCGGCCCTGAGCAGCCCTGCGGGAGATCGCGGCCACGTCCGTCGGCGGGCCGCCGTAGGCTTGGAATCCCCCGGAACGTCCGCACCACGTCGTTGCGGGGCGTTCGCGTTGCCCACCCCCCGACGGGAAGCCACCCCAGATGAGTCTCACCGGACTGCTCGACGCTCTCTCGCGTGACCCCGCGATGCAGGAGGCTGTCGAGGCCGCCGCCGACGGCAACCGTCACCATGTCGACCTCGTCGGTCCCACCGCCGCCCGGCCCTTCGCGGTGGCGGCGCTCGCGCGGTCGGCCGGCCGTCCGGTGCTGGCCGTGACGGCCACGGGCCGCGAGGCGGAGGACCTGACGGCTTCCCTGCGCTCGCTGCTGCCGCCCGAGAGCGTCGTGGAGTACCCGTCGTGGGAGACGCTGCCGCACGAGCGGCTCTCGCCCCGCTCCGACACCGTCGGCCGCCGCCTCGCCGTGCTGCGGCGCCTGGCGCACCCCGACGAGGCGGGCGACGCGGGCACGGGTCCGGTCAGCGTGGTCGTCGCGCCCGTACGGGCCGTGCTCCAGCCGCAGGTCAAGGGTCTCGGGGACCTGGAGCCCGTCGCGCTGCGGCAGGGGCAGAGCTGCGACATGGACGAGGTCGTCGACGCGCTGGCCGCGGCTGCCTACTCGCGCGTGGAACTGGTCGAGAAGCGCGGCGAGTTCGCCGTGCGCGGCGGCATCCTCGACGTCTTCCCGCCGACCGAGGAGCACCCGCTGCGCGTGGAGTTCTGGGGCGACGAGGTCGAGGAGATCCGCTACTTCCGCGTCGCCGACCAGCGTTCGCTGGAGGCAGCCGAGCACGGCCTGTGGGCGCCGCCCTGCCGCGAGCTGCTCCTGACCGACGACGTACGGCAGCGGGCCGCGGCCCTCGCGGAGAAGCACCCCGAACTCGGCGAGTTGCTCGGGAAGATCACTGAGGGCATCGCCGTCGAGGGCATGGAGTCCCTCGCGCCCGTCCTCGTCGACGACATGGAGCTGCTGCTCGACGTCGTCCCCAAGGGCACGATGGCGCTGGTGTGCGATCCGGAGCGGGTGCGCACGCGGGCGGCGGACCTGGTGGCCACCTCGCAGGAGTTCCTCCAGGCGTCCTGGAGCGCCACCGCGATGTCCGACAGCGGGGAGGCCCCCGTCGATCTGGGCGCGGCGTCGCTGTGGGGCATCGCCGACCTGCGTGAACGCGCCCGCGAGCTGGGCATGATGTGGTGGTCGGTCAGTCCCTTCAGCCCCGGAGCGGCCTCCGGCGACGGCGTCCCCGACGGCGTCCCCGAGGACGCACCGACGCAGGACGACGACGGCGCCGACGTCCTCCGCCTGGGCATGCGAGCCCCCGAGAGCTACCGCGGCGACACCGCACGCGCCCTCGCGGACACCAAGGAGTGGCTGTCGGCGGGCTGGCGCTGCGTGTACGTCACCGAGGCGCACGGTCCCGCCGTCCGTACGGTCGAGGTCCTCAGCGGCGAGGGCATCGCCGCCCGCCAGGAGGGCGACCTGGGCGACATCGCCCCGTCCGTGGTGCACGTGGCACGAGGCAGCCTCGACAACGGCTTCGTCGCACCGGAGCTGAAGCTGGCGGTGCTCACCGAGACCGACCTGTCGGGGCAGCGGGCCGCGGGCCGCGAGGCCGCCCGGATGCCGGTGCGGCGCCGCAAGCAGATCGACCCGCTCTCGCTCGTCCCCGGCGACTACATCGTCCACGAGCAGCACGGCGTGGGCCGCTACGTCGAGATGGTCCAGCGCACCGTGCAGGGCGCCACACGCGAATACCTGCTGGTGGAGTACGCGTCGGCCAAGCGTGGCCAGCCCGGCGACCGCCTCTTCGTGCCCACGGACCAGCTGGAGCAGGTCACCAAGTACGTCGGCGGTGAGCAGCCCTCGCTGCACCGTCTCGGCGGTGCCGACTGGACGAAGACGAAGGCGCGGGCGAAGAAGGCCGTCAAGGAGATCGCCGCCGACCTGATCAGGCTGTACTCGGCGCGCATGGCGGCCCCCGGCCATACCTTCGGCCCGGACTCGCCCTGGCAGCGTGAGCTGGAGGACGCGTTCCCGTACGCGGAGACGCCGGACCAGCTGACCACGATCGGCGAGGTCAAGGAGGACATGGAGAAGTCGGTCCCGATGGACCGGCTCATCTGCGGCGACGTCGGCTACGGCAAGACCGAGATCGCGGTGCGGGCGGCGTTCAAGGCGGTGCAGGACGGCAAGCAGGTCGCCGTGCTGGTGCCCACGACGCTCCTGGTCCAGCAGCACTTCTCCACCTTCAGCGAGCGCTACGGGCAGTTCCCCGTCAACGTGCGGGCCCTGTCGCGCTTCCAGACCGAGTCCGAGGCGCGTGCGGTTGTCGAGGGCCTGCGGGATGGCACGGTCGACGTCGTCATCGGCACGCACCGGCTCTTCTCCTCCGACACCAAGTTCAAGGACCTGGGGCTGCTCATCGTCGACGAGGAGCAGCGCTTCGGCGTCGAGCACAAGGAGCAGCTGAAGAAGCTGCGGGCGAACGTCGACGTGCTGAGCATGTCCGCCACCCCCATCCCGCGGACGCTGGAGATGGCGGTGACCGGCATCCGCGAGATGTCCACGATCACGACGCCGCCCGAGGAACGGCATCCGGTGCTGACGTTCGTCGGCCCGTACGAGGAGAAGCAGATCGGCGCCGCCATCCGCCGTGAACTGCTGCGCGAGGGCCAGGTCTTCTACATCCACAACCGTGTGGAGTCCATCGAGCGGGCCGCGGCCCGGCTCCGTCAGATCGTGCCGGAGGCGCGGATCGCCACGGCACACGGGCAGATGTCGGAGCAGGCGCTGGAACAGGTCGTCATCGACTTCTGGGAGAAGAAGTCGGACGTGCTGGTCGCCACGACCATCGTCGAGAACGGCATCGACATCTCCAACGCCAACACCCTCGTCGTCGAGCGCGGCGACAACTTCGGCCTCTCGCAGCTCCATCAGCTGCGCGGGCGCGTCGGCCGCGGACGTGAGCGCGGCTACGCCTATTTCCTGTACCCGCCCGAGAAGCCGCTGACCGAGACCGCGCACGAGCGCCTCGCCACGATCGCCCAGCACACGGAGATGGGCGCGGGCATGTACGTGGCGATGAAGGACCTGGAGATCCGCGGGGCGGGCAATCTGCTCGGCGGCGAACAGTCCGGCCATATCGCGGGCGTCGGCTTCGACCTGTACGTGCGCATGGTCGGCGAGGCCGTCGCCGACTACCGAAACGCCCTGGAGCAGGGCGGCGAGGTGGAGGAGGCCCCGCTCGAGGTCAAGATCGAGCTGCCCGTCGACGCCCACGTGCCGCACGACTACGCACCGGGTGAGCGGCTGCGCCTGCAGGCGTACCGGGCCATCGCCTCCGCCAACTCCGAGGAGGACATCACCGCCGTACGGGAGGAACTGGCCGACCGCTACGGGCCGTTGCCGGAGCCCGTGGAGAACCTGCTGCTGGTGGCGGGTCTTCGCATGCTGGCGCGCTCCTGCGGCGTCACGGACATCACGCTCCAGGGCAACAACGTGCGCTTCACTCCAGTCGAGTTGCGCGAGTCGCAGGAGCTGCGCCTCAAGCGCGTCTACCCGGGGTCGGTCATCAAGAAGGCGACACGTCAGGTGCTGGTGCCGCGGCCCAAGCCGGGCGGCATCGGCGGCAAGCCGGTCGTGGGGGGTGAACTGCTGGCGTGGGTCGGCGAGTTCCTCACCACGGTTCCGGGGTCGTGAGGCCGAGCCGCTCGCCGGGAGTGCCGTCCTGCCCGTCGTCCGTGTGACGCGGACTCCGGGCGGTGCGGGCGAGCGGGCTGGGCAGCAAGCGGGCGGTGCCGGCAACCGAGCGCGTACCGCGCCGCATCGGCTCCCGACCGGGGAACGTAAGCTCGAACACATCGCGGCCGGCCCTCCCGCCGGCAGCCGCAGCCGACCGGCCCCGACGGGAGTCTCGCCGTGCCACGTGCTCGAACCACGCGCACCGCCCTGCTGACCGCCCTCCCGCTCGCCGTCGGCCTGTTGGCCTCCGGGTGCCAGGTTCCGGGGCAGGGCGGCGGCTCGAACCCGGGCAAGTCCGAGAGCCCCACGTCGCGGGAATCGCCCACGCCCACGCACAGCGAAGGCGGCCCCGGTCCCGGTTCGTCGGACGGCTCCGGCGCCGTCAGCCCGTTCGCCAATCCGGAAGGCAGCAAGCGCGGCCTGGCGCCGGTCACTTCGGAGTCCGAACGCGAGCGCGCACGCGCCCTGATCGCCACCGTCCGCACCAAGGGCCGCGGCCCCAGGACCGGTTACGAGCGCGAGGCGTTCGGCTACGCCTGGAAGGACACGGTCGACGGCGTACCGCTGGGGCGCAACGGCTGCGACACCAGGAACGACATCCTGGCCAGGGACGGGCGGAAGCTGGTACGCGAGCAGGGCTCGGACTGCGTGGTCGTCTCCATGACCCTGCACGACCCGTACACCGGCCGGACCGTCGAGTGGCGCAAACAGCGCGCCATGGAGGTCCAGATCGACCACATCATGCCGCTCTCCTACGACTGGCAGATGGGAGCGGCCCGCTGGAGCGAGAGCAAGCGGGAGCGGATAGCCAATGATCCGCTGAACCTCTTGCCGGTGGACGGCTCCTCCAACAGCGCCAAACGGGATTCGGGACCTGCGTCCTGGCTGCCGCCCGACAAGCGGATCCGCTGCGCGTACTCCGTACGGTTCGCACAGGTCGCCCTCGAGTACGAGCTGCCCGTCACCGCGCCGGACAAGCGGATGATGCTCAGGCAGTGCG
It contains:
- the mfd gene encoding transcription-repair coupling factor, which codes for MSLTGLLDALSRDPAMQEAVEAAADGNRHHVDLVGPTAARPFAVAALARSAGRPVLAVTATGREAEDLTASLRSLLPPESVVEYPSWETLPHERLSPRSDTVGRRLAVLRRLAHPDEAGDAGTGPVSVVVAPVRAVLQPQVKGLGDLEPVALRQGQSCDMDEVVDALAAAAYSRVELVEKRGEFAVRGGILDVFPPTEEHPLRVEFWGDEVEEIRYFRVADQRSLEAAEHGLWAPPCRELLLTDDVRQRAAALAEKHPELGELLGKITEGIAVEGMESLAPVLVDDMELLLDVVPKGTMALVCDPERVRTRAADLVATSQEFLQASWSATAMSDSGEAPVDLGAASLWGIADLRERARELGMMWWSVSPFSPGAASGDGVPDGVPEDAPTQDDDGADVLRLGMRAPESYRGDTARALADTKEWLSAGWRCVYVTEAHGPAVRTVEVLSGEGIAARQEGDLGDIAPSVVHVARGSLDNGFVAPELKLAVLTETDLSGQRAAGREAARMPVRRRKQIDPLSLVPGDYIVHEQHGVGRYVEMVQRTVQGATREYLLVEYASAKRGQPGDRLFVPTDQLEQVTKYVGGEQPSLHRLGGADWTKTKARAKKAVKEIAADLIRLYSARMAAPGHTFGPDSPWQRELEDAFPYAETPDQLTTIGEVKEDMEKSVPMDRLICGDVGYGKTEIAVRAAFKAVQDGKQVAVLVPTTLLVQQHFSTFSERYGQFPVNVRALSRFQTESEARAVVEGLRDGTVDVVIGTHRLFSSDTKFKDLGLLIVDEEQRFGVEHKEQLKKLRANVDVLSMSATPIPRTLEMAVTGIREMSTITTPPEERHPVLTFVGPYEEKQIGAAIRRELLREGQVFYIHNRVESIERAAARLRQIVPEARIATAHGQMSEQALEQVVIDFWEKKSDVLVATTIVENGIDISNANTLVVERGDNFGLSQLHQLRGRVGRGRERGYAYFLYPPEKPLTETAHERLATIAQHTEMGAGMYVAMKDLEIRGAGNLLGGEQSGHIAGVGFDLYVRMVGEAVADYRNALEQGGEVEEAPLEVKIELPVDAHVPHDYAPGERLRLQAYRAIASANSEEDITAVREELADRYGPLPEPVENLLLVAGLRMLARSCGVTDITLQGNNVRFTPVELRESQELRLKRVYPGSVIKKATRQVLVPRPKPGGIGGKPVVGGELLAWVGEFLTTVPGS
- a CDS encoding cation acetate symporter, which encodes MNPGSVDASSQSLSFAIFAALVSVTLLLCIMTSAERDDLDEFYTGFRTLAPLRNGLAIAGDYISAATVLSTIGIIALAGFDGLLLALSTALSLLLLMVLLAEPLRNAGRFTMGDALTHRGSSRLVRLAATAVTLASLLPLMVFQLSGAGHLVTLVLGFEGSSVRTATIIALGGLMIGYAAIGGMKGTALIHIIKLVVLFGASLMLALLVMDKVGWDPSRLVTLADTGSGGGSVYARSGLLIEPTTIGKADLVASSLTVVFGAACLPHVTMRMYTARNAPEIRRAMSYAVMIMAVFAALIAVIGAGATALLGREVLAAGGPQGSTAILQLARAILADSAALSTFVFTTVSTAVFLTLLSSVAGMILACGNSLAHDLYAHVLSRGEPPQRRELLIARLAAFAVGAPAIALAVLVQNHGLRALIILSFSIAGSAIAPALVYSLFWRRFTRTGLVATLIGGTATAIVVTAFSTTVSGTSQSLFPEKNFDIFPLTTSGMISVPVGFFLGWAFTFLSGRRARERGRREYLAAEARLLAGARRR
- a CDS encoding HNH endonuclease family protein; amino-acid sequence: MPRARTTRTALLTALPLAVGLLASGCQVPGQGGGSNPGKSESPTSRESPTPTHSEGGPGPGSSDGSGAVSPFANPEGSKRGLAPVTSESERERARALIATVRTKGRGPRTGYEREAFGYAWKDTVDGVPLGRNGCDTRNDILARDGRKLVREQGSDCVVVSMTLHDPYTGRTVEWRKQRAMEVQIDHIMPLSYDWQMGAARWSESKRERIANDPLNLLPVDGSSNSAKRDSGPASWLPPDKRIRCAYSVRFAQVALEYELPVTAPDKRMMLRQCGG
- a CDS encoding DUF485 domain-containing protein, whose translation is MAFNTGEQHGFFDDYGTYPDSPSHPPRPPHPPRPSYGPPPTHAPSVPAHADTELLRLRSAYRWLRRSMTVAVLGYFTVYLGMAAYLPDLMARSVFGAINLGVFLGLLLIPITLLTILTYELFARVTVDPISHRVRIADEERRESEEDGR
- a CDS encoding ABC transporter permease, giving the protein MTVFKASLRNFFAHKGRMALSAVAVLLSVAFVCGTLVFTDTMNTTFDRLFASTAADVTVSPKKTDESGDDQRTARPRTLPASALAKARDAEGAKSAEGVVASEQVTVVDGDDKNIGSTTGAPTIAANWTSDDRRTMKITSGHAPRGASEVMVDADTAEKRGLKVGDELRTIAATGDFSARISGIATFQVTNPGAAIVYFDTRTAQRELLGGTGSYTNIAVTAEQGVTHALLKKNVTAELGAGEYKYQTQKQAADSNREQIGSFLDVMKYALLGFAGIALLVGIFLIVNTFSMLVAQRTREIGLMRAIGSSRRQVNRSVLIEALLLGVVGSVLGVGAGVGLAVGLMELMGQLGMNLSTSELTIKWTTPVTGLVLGVLVTMLAAYLPARRAGRVSPMAALRDAGTPADAKAGVVRAVLGILLTGGGGAGLYAATQAEKAAEGSMYLGAGVVLTLVGFIVVGPVLAGALVRVLSVVTLRPFGGRVGRLAERNALRNPRRTGATAAALMIGLALVASLSVVGSSMVASATQELDRSVGADFIIQSGNGQPITPAVERKLKASKSLETVTSYKMVAARVTTPDGKSGKEQLAATDPSYMKDLRREVKSGDLAAAYDRDAMSVGSAYAKEHGVRTGDKLKVAFAGGRTAELTVAAVTKEETSVDRGAMYTDIATARRHLPEAQLPPSVMMFGSAQDGEEDAAYTALKKELKPYPQYQVRDQADFKETLQDQVGQMLNMVYGLLALAIIVAVLGVVNTLALSVVERTREIGLMRAIGLARRQLRRMIRLESVVIALFGAMLGLGLGMCWGAAAQKLLALEGLNVLEIPWPTIGAVFVGSALVGLVAALVPAFRAGRMNVLNAIATE
- a CDS encoding ABC transporter ATP-binding protein — translated: MTTAVADPRSGGSGAQAVAASARQLVKAYGSGETRVVALDHVDVDIARGAFTAIMGPSGSGKSTLMHCLAGLDSVTEGRIRIGEQEITGLKDKKLTKLRRDRIGFIFQAYNLLPTLNALENITLPMDIAGRKPDKQWLETVIATVGLEDRLKHRPTQLSGGQQQRVAVARALAARPEIIFGDEPTGNLDSRAGAEMLGFLRRSVDELGQTIVMVTHDPVAAAYADRVLYLADGRIVDEMYRPTAEAVLDKMLRLAESTDPGAVAQSGAAPAAGPAGRRTPDGLEAFGTFDDGLEDRRDGSGRGVDFDAFGTNGSRP